Part of the Henckelia pumila isolate YLH828 chromosome 2, ASM3356847v2, whole genome shotgun sequence genome is shown below.
CGAATTTAACAAGGAACACCGGGCTCTATTAGATTATGGGATGATAGCAGCATTTGTGTTCCCTATCCAAATGAAACTCGATAATATGCCGAAAATCTTAGCCGACACCATTAATCAAATGATTGATGGAGGAAACTCACCAAAAGTCAATAACCCTATCTGCTCTATTTTGGTTAGCATTCAAAGCATAACGCCAGAATGGGTTAATACTACTCAAAGTATTCAATATATTCCAAGTTATCATATAGTAACTTTGGGACGAATTCCATATTGAAAAAAAGGAAATCTTCATTAATAGAGACAACATTGGATCACTGTTCCCAATAACTCAATCGGATTTCACAGTAAAAATCACTGATGAAATGCTTACGGAACAAAGAGGAAAATTGGTGCAAGATCTAAAAAGATCATTAGTTGACTGTGAAAGCAATTTCTATTTTTTCAATAGTAGCAGCCAGTTATATTATATTCCCAAGATGCATTCGGAAGATTCACAAGGATTGGACAAAAAATTCTTCGAGGAGATGTTTCCATGAGCCCAGAAGTAAAGATATGGTACGAAAAGAGTATCAGTCTTCTCCAAAATTATGAACCTATTGAAGATGATTATGAAGCAAAAGCCCAGTTCTGGGATGATCTTGATGACGTAGAAATTCATAATATAGAAAATATGATGGAAAAATAAAAACGCTATTGTCTCTTGTCCGTTGAAGTATGTATTTACTTTATGCAGTGTCAAGTCTTATCCTATGGAAAAAAACACTTCACCATGTGACGATGGGGCCCAATGTGTACCCGACAAAGTAAGTGTGATTCcatatatgtttaattaagtttgaAGTCCATAGTTTGAAGTCCGTAAAAATAAGTATGGAGTTTGTGTTTGAAATCCGGAAGgaggtctataaatagaattCATCTCTTCAACATAGAGGAggagaaaaaaatattgtaatATAAGCTTTCGAGTCTTGTAATCTTTTCTGAGCAATAAAAGTGTGTTTGTTTGTGATACATCTTCTCAAAACTCCCATTTATAACTGAATAGTCGTAAGGCCTTACCGGTGTCCCTCGTTTCCATTAGCCGATAGACAGGTGGTCGCCAGGCTGCAGGATTTGGACTGTAAAGATGGTTGAGATATTTGGAAGCTGAAAGAAGATTTATCTCAGGTAAATCTCTCGTTAAATTTTATAAGAATTTTCTGCTTCAATATGGACGCATTCTGTACACCTCAAAGTGaaatttggtatcaaagccatgaTTAACATAAGTTAATTAGGGCAATTAGTAAGCTAAGGACCATTTTAAAGTGGTTATAAAAGCTGAAGGACCAAATTAAATTTTAGTTCAAACCTTAGGGATGTATTTGAAATTCTCACGAGTATAAACATAAATACATTGGAAAGATCTATGTTGGTATCGTGTGGACAGACGTCAATCTGGGACGTTACACGAGGGAAACCAATCCAGTTGTACTTTTCAAAAAATTGCAGGAGTCTCGACCCTGAAGGCCGATTCCCAACGACCATTGTTTCTGTGAGGTGAAGTGACGGCTCGATGTGCGTGATCAAGACCGCGGAGGTGTAGAAACAAATTTTCATCGTCATCACCATCCGTCAAGATGTGAGTGTCCCATTGATCACACAATTCAGCCACTTTTTTTCGTAGAAGTTTCACTTCTTCCACAAGCTTTGTTAGCAAATCATGGAAGGCCACAATATGATAACCGAGACGGCATGATTCGAAGAAAATGGGTAGAATCGCAAACGCCGGAATTGAGAGAAAACCCTTAATTTCGatttatcaaatatcaaaatggTCTATATCACCAATAAAActaaaatctaatctaatcaAGAGTTTGAATTATCCTACAAAACCAAACAACCGAAACCTAAGCAAGTCCTAAATAAATGAAGATAAATATATGAAACAAATTTAATGATACTGATTAAAACATCTAGTAATTTAAGATAAAGATAAATCTGTATGCATCACTtgataattaaaaacaaaatcaaaactaATTTTCCGAAAACAAAAAGAAGAGATTctattgaaaaagaaaagaggggAATCATCCCAATCCAGAAGTCAAAGTGTTCACGGAAGTTGAGTAGAACAAATAAATAGACAACCAGAATTGATCCTACTCTGCTGTCTGTACATTTCAAAAAGAACTTCTTTATTGGGAAGTTTATGATACTCGGCCATATCAAAGCGTGAGTCACCAACTTTACTAGTTTTGCCTTTGTCACCTCCTTTATTCATCAGGCTACCGATAAGACGACGTGGGCTCCAACTTCCTTGACTGCTAGCAGAATGCCTGCCTGGATCATTTAAGACAAAGTCCTGCACGAACCATTAAGCTAAAACATTGAAAACAATTACGACCACCATTCATTTTTTGTAAAGCTTGGGGCCAAAATGTCAATACGGAAAATTCCTGCTTCAcaacatataaaatcaaaacCTTCCACTTGTGGTGAGTTGGACCTTCGAAAAGAAGGTTTTCCAATGACATACATGCATAACACAAAAGTGTTAACTAGACATGCTAATGTCTGGTGCAAAGGCAAATTTAATATTTCCTACAACTAAAGAATTCCACTGCACATGACACTACAATAACATACTTGTTTTAAATGACTGAGATCTAGTTGATGAAATTATGGAAGTACAATAGTGAGATGGATAAATTGAAATTAATTCAAACATGATCAAAACAATTAGTAGCAGGACATAAAAAATTAACCTTTTCTGAGTCCCAATGCAGAATTTTTGGAGTAACAGGAGTCTGTGCTTTATTCTTGCCTGAGAGAGAAGCTTCGTGACTGGTTTCCCACAGCAACCAAGGCAAATTAACACCATCCATTTCAATAGGACTTGAAACGGATCCTGCAGTACTATAAGGTCCATTCCTGATTATTGAAATGTCTCTTTCCTTCCCTCCTAAAGTCGAACTTCCGTCGCTTCTTTCTCCATCCAATGAAGATATGTCTGTGTCGACATTAGAGATGAAGCCCTCAAAATATCTTTCTGCTTCCTCACTTAATCGTTTTGACATACAATTTCTGTCGCTACTTCTCTTTAACACCAAGAAAGTATGACCATTAGAAACAACACAATTAGACTAAAACCTTACAGTAACAGTTTATGGGACTAAAACTGGGTGATGCATATACCTTTCTGGCTTGTGAATGCTGCTCTTCTACAGCTGAAGTCCTTGTACCAGAAAGTTCTTTGACTATCTTATGGGCATCTCGACCTCGTTGCTCCTCGAACAACATTTCAGGTGAAAGATTCTGTTTGCGTTTTTCCAACTGTAAATTTAAGAAAAGCTTAAATCACTTTTTGAGGATTTCAATACAAAGTTATTTTGTCTTGCAATGATGAGTTATTAAATCTACGATTTTGGAACACTCCACAGATAACAATGCTTTTATGTAAAAACAAAGAGGATATTGAACTCTAATTCTTCAGGTTTGTTAAATGTTCATCAGAAGAGCTGATTCCAGGACATTACCCCAAGAATTAGGTTTCTTCGTTTTTTTCCCACAATTTTAAAGTACTTAGTTCCAACAACATAGATTGCTAAATTTATCCACAAGTATGCCAAGCATCATTCTTCCAGTTGAACAGAATGCTTTATGAAACTTTTGTCATTTGATTCTCCTGGAATCCAATCACACAACCCGAGTATTTGAAAAAAAGGCTTCTAGGTTTTGAAACTAAGCTGTCAGAATgaaccaaatatttcaataTCACACTTCCACCCATTCTTTTGGGTTTGGGAGATCTCCCTAGGACGGCTACATCCAACAAGTCATTGGAGTGCCAAGAAAGCACACAAATAAACAGCAGTAATCTCTTTTAAGGAACTACAATTCACAGTATAACTCATTTCAATGTTATACAAGCCGAACCACTTCTAGATCTGTGTTCGATAGTTTCCGGACCAACTTCTGCCTGCCCAtacttttcaaggtagaataAAGCCTACTTATCTAACAGGAACCTAACCAGATAGAGTCTAAAGTGAAAAGATAAGAGCTATCACCTGCTCAAATTTCGTTGCGTAATTTTTCCTAATTACAGAAAAATCTGGAAGAGTCTCGGAATTGTCTGATTGTAAGGAGTCACCACTAATTAAGGCCGCTTGACCCATTGCCTGTACATAGAACAAATAGTTAAATCAGAAGAGAAACAATCAGTATTTTACCCTCACAAGACCATCTAAGAACATGTATTTAAACTATTTCAGCAAACTGATTTCTTATAGCCCACTTGATTTAGTTCTGTTCGGATTTCTTGAACAGCATGTCTAAGTTCTTTTCGCATTGCTTCATATAATCCACCATTTGGAACATCCTCCGTAGGGTGCTCAGCCTGAAATGAGAACAAATATACaggataaattttaaaaatatgatatagAACTTTAATAGTCTACCATCTTGCTGAGAAAATATAATTATCAATGTATAGAAGTACAATCAAACAAAGAAAAGGTTAAATCAACCTTCTTCTGAGCATAAACTGCGCGGATTATCTTCTCAATTCCATTTCTCCCAAAATGAGTGTCCTTTGATTCATCATCAGTGAGGACAGAAGATTGACTCTGACAGATCTCAGCATAAAAGTCATCATTGGAGTTTCAGtttgatataataaatttaacaaaCCTCAATTTAAAATCCAATCACAATAAAGGGAAAGGGAGGTCAAGATTGACAGTTAAAGAAATGCTCACTGAAAACACCTGAGAAAGAATGATGTGAGCAACCATCACAATTACTTAATAAGCACAATAGCAAAGAACATTCATACAAGGGATAAAGATCTTACAGAGTAACCATCGTGTGATAGAGAAAGATCTTTGTGGCTCCGAGATCTTCCAAGTCGCCTGCTTGAACTTAAATGCATTTGGTTGTTCCCATCAGTTGGAGCCTTCACACTAGAATTTTTTCTTGAACTCCGAGTATAATCAACTTCACTCTGTCATTCAAATTTAACAGCAACTTATGcatcccttttgagaaaataacATCGTACATATTTCAGGTATGAAAGTTCAAAAGAATATCTTGCATCTAGGCCTTTATCCACAGTATTAAGTGGCTGAGTAAATTGTCAAACAAGCCAGGCAACATTGGTCCTATACCTTCTGGGGAATGTTGATTTTAACTCTCACGTCAGTATTTTTTTAACAATCTTCTCAATGTGGACTGTTGATGGTGCAAATGTTGTTAATCATGAATATATACcaaaatcattatacatttgcTTGAGTTTCGGTGTCCTTTGCTCAAGTCAAGCAAAGATCATGGACTGGACCTGACCGCGGGAGCAGGAATGAGAACAGTAAAAGTCACCAATTTCGATTTCTCATTATGTCCCTAAAATCTACTCCCAAACCATTGCCGAAGTGGATTTTTTGTCCGACTGTCAGATTGTAGACGCAATCCATGTTTAACACGTGACATGATATTATGTTTTGTTTACTGCTTTAAAACCTTTTTGCATTCGTTATCACTTATCATTACAGAggcaaaaaaatcaaaatatgaaAAGGGAGGACATGGTATAAGGAAACATATTGTGCAATTTTCAAAAGTGCTGAACAAATTGTGCATGTCACACGAAAATTGAAACCAGGTCCGGAACACCAAAATTGAGTAACAATCATGTTCAGGCAAATGCCCGACTGGCGGCCAGAAAAAGCAGCTGGAATTTTGATTATGTCATGCACGGCAGCACGTGATGCAATTTAAATAATGCAACCATTCAATTCGACATAGTCCTTCCTAAAAAAATAGTACGAGGTTTGGGCAAATAAAGAGAACTTCCAATCACAGAAATTACTCATAgtaacaaataaaatatattagtaGGATATAGCATTTCTTTTTACAGTCTTCAATATTCTTTATGAAATCACATTCAAGTGTACAGAGGAATGGATTTActactattttcaacaaaattttcTCTCTCATCTCCCTTTTCTACTACATCCATTAACTTTTTTCGAGTAAATCGATGTTAACACATGCAACACTATATCTCTTGAATTAATGGCTCAATTAATTTGATTTCCAGGCTCATTTTCTTATTTAGATGCTACATTTTATATTATGGATTAGCCACCTCTAACATTGatcgattgattatttgagaCATGGTTTTGTAGTAGACGTCACTTGCTAAGCCATGCTAGCCTTTTTAAATAAAGGAGTCAAATTTCAACACAGACATTAAACTTAGTTGTTTATTTGTTTCTTTCGTGATTGAAACATTTATTTAGACTAGACCTCAGAGATGATTAATCAAATACAAAAGGAAAACTTGGCCAAAATTAGACAAATTTTTAATACAAATGAAAGAGGGACAATAGAAATTTGACTGAAATACACAATGAAATTCAACTTCTTAAGCATCTCGCACTTGGTTTTTTCAGTGATTCCTTGGTTATATTTAGCTAAAGTTTTTGAGTTTCCATTTAAGTCAATTAATCATTCCATTAGCATCAGTaactttcaaaaaaatttcagctCTCAAAGTGAATTCCTAGAATGTGAATCTCATATCTGTTCATTTAATATTCAAAATTGAGCAACCAATGCAGAAGCAATATATTAGATCTCAAAGCAATTATAAGTAGTAACCATGCTAAAAAAACAAGATGGAAATGTAAAGTCACCTCTGAATCGCTAATCTGATGGCGAGCCACAGATAAAGACCTCCGACGACGCGAACCAGCATCGGAGGAAGAAACAATTTTGTTTCCCTCGAAAGCAGAGCTTTTCGAAATGCTATCCGCACGGCTCCTGGATACCGAACGCCCCCTTCTTCTGGATGACGCCGTATCACTCGCCCACCGTCCAACCGAACGGCCCTCCCTCTCCTTTCTCTCCCTCACCCCTCCGCCATCACTCTCATTTTCAGTCCTCGAAGAAGAACCGAAGAACTCAAGCGCGAGATCATCTAAGCTGATCTCCGGGAACGCCACGGAACCCCTCACAGTGTTGACGAACTTCCCCCTCGGCCCGGTCTTGTTGTAATCAGGCACGGGACGTTCAGTCTCACGCTCCGGCCGAGAAAATCGGCTGAGACTCCGGGAACGGCGGAGAGGGCGGCTAGCGGTGCTGGAGTCTTCGGAACTGGAGCTTCCTCTTATTGGGGTTCTCTTGGTCGTCGATTTGAACGCTGAAGTCGCCATTGTTTGTTGACAAAACGATTCATTGACCGAAGAATTCAGCTGCCATGATCCTTACACAAATCCAATCAACAAAATTCTAGGGTTTTGAGAAGAAATACTTTGAATTTTGAGCGCAGAGCTCGAATGTGAGACAGAGAGAGTGATTTCTGAACGATAGTTTTGAAGATGAAACTTTGGCGGAGGAATCGAAACAAAACAAGCTGGGggaattatttgaataaaattattttattacattttttgaatatttaattaatttttttgtattttttattataaataaattaaatgatatctaaatatttaatgaatatagatatataaagataaataaatgtttttaaaatttaaaagattttttaaAGCAAACAAGATATTGTATACCAAAAATATCGAAATTAGTCCAGAACCCTCGTGCATTTTAGAACaatatagagtttttttttttttttttttttgaagccaGAACAattttacataatttttttccttttttttttaccagACTAAATTTTGTAAAGATATGCAATTATTTCTTGATCGAactaaaaaaaagataaaataggaaatttgatttcattttcaaaattttattttatttatcaaaacatcTTTGCTACAacctaaaaattaaaataatttggaaAAAAGAAAAGGCTTGACCTTTTTTCCA
Proteins encoded:
- the LOC140883008 gene encoding uncharacterized protein, producing the protein MATSAFKSTTKRTPIRGSSSSEDSSTASRPLRRSRSLSRFSRPERETERPVPDYNKTGPRGKFVNTVRGSVAFPEISLDDLALEFFGSSSRTENESDGGGVRERKEREGRSVGRWASDTASSRRRGRSVSRSRADSISKSSAFEGNKIVSSSDAGSRRRRSLSVARHQISDSESEVDYTRSSRKNSSVKAPTDGNNQMHLSSSRRLGRSRSHKDLSLSHDGYSSQSSVLTDDESKDTHFGRNGIEKIIRAVYAQKKAEHPTEDVPNGGLYEAMRKELRHAVQEIRTELNQAMGQAALISGDSLQSDNSETLPDFSVIRKNYATKFEQLEKRKQNLSPEMLFEEQRGRDAHKIVKELSGTRTSAVEEQHSQARKRSSDRNCMSKRLSEEAERYFEGFISNVDTDISSLDGERSDGSSTLGGKERDISIIRNGPYSTAGSVSSPIEMDGVNLPWLLWETSHEASLSGKNKAQTPVTPKILHWDSEKDFVLNDPGRHSASSQGSWSPRRLIGSLMNKGGDKGKTSKVGDSRFDMAEYHKLPNKEVLFEMYRQQSRINSGCLFICSTQLP